One Camelina sativa cultivar DH55 chromosome 3, Cs, whole genome shotgun sequence genomic window carries:
- the LOC104779241 gene encoding long chain acyl-CoA synthetase 2-like, which produces MASAADHVLVVEDGRPATADNPSAGPVYRCKYAKDGLLDLPTDINSPWQFFSEAVKKYPNEQMLGRRLTTDSKVGPYTWITYKEAHDAAIRIGSAIRSRGVDPGHCCGIYGSNCPEWIIAMEACMSQGVTYVPLYDTLGVNAVEFIINHAEVSLVFVQEKTVSSILSCQKGCSSNLKTIVSFGEVSSTQKEEAKNQCVSLFSWNEFSLMGNSDETKLPPKRKTDICTIMYTSGTTGEPKGVILNNAAMSIQVLSIDKMLEVTDRPCDTSDVFFSYLPLAHVYDQVMEIYFLSRGSSVGYWRGDIRYLMDDVQALQPTVFCGVPRVYDKVYAGVMQKISASGLIRKKIFDFAYNYKLGNMKKGFSQEEASPRLDRLMFDKIKEAFGGRAHMLLSGAAPLPRHVEEFLRIIPASNLSQGYGLTESCGGSFTTLAGVFSMVGTVGVPMPTVEARLVSVPEMGYDAFSADVPRGEICLRGNSMFSGYHKRQDLTDQVLIDGWFHTGI; this is translated from the exons ATGGCTTCAGCGGCGGATCATGTGTTGGTGGTGGAAGATGGACGGCCAGCCACGGCGGATAATCCATCGGCTGGACCTGTTTATCGATGTAAGTACGCTAAAGATGGACTCCTCGATCTCCCTACTGATATTAATTCTCCTTGGCAGTTCTTTAG TGAGGCTGTGAAGAAATATCCGAATGAGCAAATGTTAGGCCGACGCTTAACGACTGATTCTAAG gTTGGTCCATATACATGGATCACATATAAGGAAGCCCACGATGCTGCAATTCGGATTGGATCAGCCATTAGAAGCCGAGGTGTTGATCCG GGACATTGTTGTGGAATCTACGGATCTAACTGTCCAGAATGGATTATTGCAATGGAG GCCTGCATGAGCCAAGGGGTGACATATGTACCTCTATACGATACTTTAG GCGTAAACGCAGTTGAATTCATCATCAACCATGCCGAGGTTTCGCTAGTATTTGTTCAAGAGAAGACAGTTTCATCC ATCTTATCGTGCCAAAAAGGATGTTCTTCGAATTTGAAGA CTATTGTGAGCTTCGGGGAAGTCTCGAGTACACAAAAGGAAGAAGCTAAGAACCaatgtgtttctttattttcatggAACGAGTTCTCACTAATG GGGAACTCAGATGAGACAAAGCTACCACCTAAGCGAAAGACAGACATCTGCACAATAATGTACACAAGCGGGACGACTGGAGAACCCAAAGGTGTAATCTTAAACAATGCAGCCATGTCGATCCAAGTTTTATCCATTGACAAAATGCTTGAAGTCACTGATCGACCG TGTGACACGAGCGATGTGTTCTTCTCGTACTTGCCATTAGCACATGTCTATGATCAAGTCATGGAGATTTACTTTTTATCTAGAGGCTCTTCTGTTGGATACTGGCGTGGC GACATACGGTACTTGATGGATGACGTTCAGGCTTTGCAACCTACTGTGTTTTGCGGTGTTCCACGAGTTTACGACAAAGTTTATGCCG GTGTAATGCAAAAAATTTCAGCTAGTGGCTTGATACGCAagaaaatctttgattttgccTATAACTA CAAATTGGGGAATATGAAAAAAGGATTCTCCCAAGAGGAAGCTTCTCCTCGTCTAGACAGACTTATGTTCGATAAG ATAAAAGAAGCATTTGGAGGGAGAGCTCATATGTTGTTATCAGGTGCAGCGCCTCTACCACGTCATGTTGAGGAGTTCTTGAGAATCATTCCTGCCTCTAACCTCTCTCAAGGTTATG GGTTGACTGAGAGTTGTGGAGGAAGCTTCACGACCTTAGCCGGAGTATTTTCTATGGTGGGGACAGTGGGTGTGCCAATGCCTACGGTGGAGGCAAGGCTAGTGTCCGTACCGGAGATGGGTTACGACGCCTTTTCCGCTGATGTGCCAAGAGGAGAGATTTGTCTTAGAGggaattcaatgttttctggttaCCATAAAAGACAAGATCTAACTGATCAAGTCCTTATCGATGGATGGTTTCACACAGGTATTTAA
- the LOC104777857 gene encoding long chain acyl-CoA synthetase 2-like, whose translation MKIIDRKKNIFKLSQGEYVAVENLENTYSRCPLIAQIWIYGNSFESFLVGVVVPDRKAIEDWAKLNNQFPNDFESLCQDLKAQKYFLDELNSTAKQYQLKGFEMLKAIHLEPNPFDIERDLITPTFKLKRPQLLQHYKGIVDQLYSGAKRSMA comes from the exons ATGAAGATCATAGATAGGAAGAAGAACATCTTCAAGTTGTCTCAAGGTGAATATGTTGCTGTCGAAAACCTCGAAAACACTTACTCAAGATGTCCCCTCATCGCTCAG ATATGGATCTATGGAAACAGCTTTGAGTCGTTTTTGGTAGGCGTGGTTGTACCTGACAGAAAAGCTATTGAAGATTGGGCTAAACTCAATAACCAATTTCCCAATGATTTTGAATCTCTATGTCAAGATCTCAAAGCTCAAAAATACTTCTTGGATGAGCTCAACTCTACTGCAAAGCAATACCAA CTTAAAGGATTTGAAATGTTAAAAGCTATTCATTTGGAACCAAACCCTTTTGATATTGAAAGAGATCTTATAACCCCAACTTTCAAGTTGAAAAGGCCACAGCTCCTCCAACATTACAAG GGCATAGTTGATCAACTTTATTCAGGAGCAAAGAGGTCCATGGCATAG
- the LOC104777858 gene encoding myosin heavy chain kinase C-like, protein MAIQDNPSHNDYLRRMTFAAFLKSGSLASEEETYHSDGDHHNHGVGKQNSSSTNSDSQRPSNASSASSDSSSPIYPLSPWNQTYYPNNENTTSFTSASQSPWKQTCSPYHKSPWVYQTRNSDFEDDPDNGLIGTVVRQEGHVYSLAASRDLLFTGSDSKNIRVWKDLKDYSGFKSTSGFVKAIVITGDNRVFSGHQDGKIRVWRGSKKNPERYSRVGSLPTLKEFLTKSVNPRNYVEARRRKNVVKIRHFDAVSCMSLNEDLGLLYSGSWDKTLKVWRLSDSKCLESIEAHDDAVNTVSAGFDDLVFTGSADGTLKVWKREVQGKETKHVLVQVLMKQENAVTALAVNLTDGVVYCGSSDGTVNFWERQKYLTHKGTIHGHRMAVLCLTSAGSLLLSGGADKNICVWRRNDGGSHTCLSVLMDHDGPVKCLTAVEEAEDDGDNHGEKGDRRWIVYSGSLDKSVKVWRVTDYA, encoded by the coding sequence ATGGCTATACAAGATAATCCAAGTCACAACGATTATCTCCGGAGAATGACTTTTGCGGCGTTCTTGAAATCGGGTTCTCTCGCCAGCGAGGAAGAAACTTACCACAGCGACGGTGATCATCATAACCACGGCGTTGGTAAGCAAAACTCGTCAAGCACCAACAGCGATTCTCAACGTCCAAGCAACGCTTCAAGTGCTAGTAGCGACTCATCGTCACCAATATATCCATTATCGCCATGGAACCAAACTTACTATCCGAACAACGAAAACACGACGTCTTTCACCTCAGCTTCTCAATCACCATGGAAACAAACTTGCTCTCCTTACCACAAATCACCTTGGGTATACCAAACAAGAAACAGCGATTTCGAAGATGATCCTGATAACGGTTTGATCGGTACGGTCGTGAGACAAGAAGGACACGTGTACTCTCTTGCTGCTTCACGTGATCTTCTTTTCACAGGATCCGATTCCAAGAACATTCGTGTTTGGAAAGATTTAAAAGATTACTCCGGTTTTAAATCAACGAGCGGGTTTGTTAAAGCGATCGTGATAACCGGAGATAACCGGGTTTTCAGCGGTCATCAAGATggtaaaattagggtttggagAGGCTCAAAGAAGAACCCCGAGAGATATTCACGAGTCGGAAGCTTACCGACTCTCAAAGAGTTTCTCACCAAATCGGTAAACCCGAGGAACTACGTCGAAGCTCGTCGTCGGAAAAACGTGGTGAAGATCCGACATTTCGACGCCGTGTCGTGTATGAGCTTAAACGAAGATCTCGGTTTACTCTACTCCGGTTCTTGGGACAAGACTCTCAAGGTCTGGAGATTATCCGATTCCAAGTGTCTAGAATCTATCGAAGCTCACGACGACGCGGTTAACACTGTGTCTGCCGGATTCGACGATTTGGTATTCACCGGTTCGGCAGACGGGACGTTAAAAGTATGGAAACGTGAGGTACAAGGTAAAGAGACGAAACATGTTTTGGTACAAGTGTTGATGAAACAAGAGAACGCTGTAACGGCCTTAGCCGTTAATTTAACGGACGGTGTGGTTTACTGCGGTTCGTCCGACGGTACCGTTAACTTCTGGGAACGGCAAAAGTATTTGACTCACAAAGGGACGATTCACGGCCACCGTATGGCGGTATTGTGTCTCACCTCCGCCGGGAGTTTGCTCTTGAGTGGCGGAGCTGATAAGAATATCTGCGTTTGGAGAAGAAACGACGGCGGTTCACACACGTGTCTCTCTGTTTTGATGGATCACGACGGACCAGTCAAGTGTTTAACGGCGGTGGAAGAGGCCGAGGATGATGGAGACAACCACGGAGAGAAAGGTGATCGACGGTGGATAGTGTACAGTGGGAGTTTAGACAAGTCCGTGAAAGTGTGGCGTGTGACTGATTACGCGTGA
- the LOC104777859 gene encoding transmembrane protein 45B-like: MGTFLGHFVPGLSLALLGLWHLFNIIRSYCLKGPETFSAKFWFPFPKLKHLELILILLFSFLSITLLTLDFPNFNFSSFKPDNLEHASMFLHLIIFACFALFCELTLCSDLFSGLIGVLSASVFAQELFLLHFHSTDHSGLEGHYHFLLQLIAFVSFSSALASASFPKSFSAALVLPISVMFQGCWFLNMGFMLWIPEYVPRGCVSNMSTSTDDNRGSVVHSSAVACESPGAEVRAKALANLQFSWMLSAILIITCALCLKFSGKVALPKIRSSSEYERLCRQGSDRSATVTVEAPASSDQH, from the coding sequence ATGGGAACGTTCTTAGGACACTTCGTTCCCGGTCTCTCACTTGCACTTCTTGGTCTTTGGCATCTCTTCAACATCATAAGATCTTATTGTCTTAAAGGCCCTGAAACCTTCTCTGCAAAATTCTGGTTCCCTTTCCCTAAACTCAAACATCTCGAGCTTATATTgattctcctcttctccttcctctccaTCACTCTCCTAACCCTAGATTTCCCTAATTTCAACTTCTCCTCTTTCAAACCAGACAACCTAGAACATGCTTCCATGTTCCTCCATCTCATAATCTTCGCGTGTTTCGCTCTCTTCTGCGAGCTAACCCTTTGCTCAGATCTCTTCTCCGGTTTAATCGGAGTTCTCTCTGCTTCTGTCTTCGCTCAAGAACTCTTCCTACTTCATTTTCACTCCACTGATCATTCAGGTCTTGAAGGTCACTACCATTTCCTTCTCCAACTCATTGCTTTCGTCTCTTTCTCCTCGGCTCTAGCTTCTGCTTCTTTCCCTAAATCCTTCTCTGCGGCTCTAGTCCTCCCAATCTCAGTTATGTTTCAAGGATGCTGGTTCTTGAACATGGGCTTCATGCTTTGGATCCCAGAGTATGTTCCTAGAGGTTGCGTGAGTAACATGTCAACATCTACAGACGATAACCGAGGAAGTGTTGTTCATAGTAGTGCGGTGGCTTGTGAGTCTCCTGGTGCTGAGGTCAGGGCAAAAGCATTGGCGAATCTTCAGTTTAGCTGGATGTTGTCTGCTATACTAATCATTACATGTGCCTTGTGCCTCAAGTTTTCCGGTAAAGTTGCGTTGCCTAAGATTAGGTCATCGTCGGAGTACGAGCGTCTTTGCCGGCAAGGAAGTGACCGTTCTGCAACCGTGACGGTCGAAGCACCCGCCAGTTCCGATCAACATTAG
- the LOC104777862 gene encoding B3 domain-containing protein At1g49475-like, with protein sequence MRNTPTTRRSSVRITSAASQRRLTPEPEPAVKKFIKIINLSTIKEKMMKIPERFVRLGPKLTDNVTLETPVGFKRSIGIKRIGNEVWFEKGWSEFAEAHSLSEGHFLFFHYKGKSSFSVVIFDVTASEIEYPLDKVYVIESDDDDKEEVMEVMDDDDEQGFAGFESSESEGVIELDELLKNKKRIQRVSVKSEKFASF encoded by the exons atgagGAACACGCCTACTACTCGGAGATCATCGGTTCGAATCACGTCGGCAGCATCTCAACGCCGTCTAACACCGGAGCCAGAACCGGCGGTGAAAAAATTCATCAAGATTATTAATCTTTCAACTATCAAGGAAAAAATGATG AAAATTCCGGAGAGATTTGTAAGATTAGGTCCCAAACTCACTGACAATGTGACTCTCGAGACTCCTGTGGGTTTCAAGCGTTCGATTGGGATCAAACGGATTGGTAATGAGGTCTGGTTTGAGAAAGGTTGGAGTGAGTTTGCTGAGGCTCATTCTTTGAGTGAAGgtcattttctgttttttcattACAAAGGGAAGTCTAGTTTTAGTGTTGTGATCTTTGATGTGACTGCTTCTGAGATTGAGTATCCATTGGACAAAGTTTATGTCAttgaaagtgatgatgatgataaagaagaagtgatggaagttatggatgatgatgatgaacaaggGTTTGCTGGATTTGAAAGTAGTGAGAGTGAAGGAGTGATTGAATTGGATGAAttgttgaagaacaagaagaggataCAAAGAGTCAGCGTTAAGTCTGAGAAATTTGCATCATTTTG A
- the LOC104777860 gene encoding B3 domain-containing protein REM19 encodes MDMNSAQNHFSKRARLFENPNDRDARVMYPSNPTSTEPVNRGGYGGSTAIQSFFKDSTPEETPKVLKKRGRKKKNPNPEDINSSTPGGDDSENRSKFYESASARKRTVTAEERERAVTAAKTFEPANPFFRVVLRPSYLYRGCIMYLPSGFAEKYLSGISGFIKLQLGEKQWPVRCLYKAGRAKFSQGWYEFTLENNIGEGDVCVFELLRTRDFILKVTAFRVNEYV; translated from the exons ATGGACATGAACTCCGCACAGAATCATTTCAGCAAACGCGCTCGATTGTTTGAAAACCCTAACGACCGAGATGCTAGGGTCATGTATCCATCGAACCCTACATCTACTGAACCTGTGAATAGAGGAGGTTATGGTGGTTCTACAGCCATCCAAAGCTTTTTCAAAGATTCTACACCTGAAGAAACACCCAAAGTGCTTAAGaagagaggaaggaagaagaagaatcctaaCCCTG AGGACATAAACTCTTCGACACCTGGTGGAGATGACTCCGAGAACCGTTCAAAGTTCTACGAGAGTGCTTCTGCTCGAAAGAGAACTGTAACCgcagaggaaagagagagagccgTCACTGCAGCCAAAACATTTGAACCAGCTAATCCTTTCTTTAGAGTTGTTCTGCGACCATCATATCTATACAGAGGCTGCATCATG TACTTGCCTTCTGGGTTTGCTGAGAAGTACCTAAGCGGGATATCTGGTTTCATCAAGCTCCAGCTCGGTGAGAAACAATGGCCAGTGAGGTGTCTTTACAAAGCAGGAAGAGCTAAGTTTAGCCAAGGGTGGTATGAGTTCACACTCGAGAACAATATAGGCGAAGGAGATGTATGTGTCTTTGAGCTACTCAGGACTAGGGATTTCATCCTGAAAGTCACTGCCTTTCGCGTCAATGAGTATGTGTGA